One window of Akkermansia biwaensis genomic DNA carries:
- a CDS encoding NAD-dependent epimerase/dehydratase family protein: protein MKILVTGGAGFIGSHIVEHYQDKAEEIRVLDNLRTGYLKNLDGLKHTFIEGSICDRELVRQAVQGVDYIFHMAALVSVPESMSKISECIDINVNGLLNVLEEASAAGVKKIVLASSAAIYGDNPTVPKLETMYPEPKSPYAITKLDGEYYLNMFRSEGKINTAAVRFFNVFGPRQDPKGAYAAAVPIFIEKAVKGEDITVYGDGTQTRDFIYVKDIVGALTFVAEHPGVTGVFNAGYGGQITIEELADNIIKAAGSSSKVLHAPERAGDVKHSRACADKLRNAGWQPGYTLPEGLATTLDYFRGILGK from the coding sequence ATGAAGATTCTCGTAACCGGCGGCGCCGGATTCATCGGTTCCCACATCGTGGAACATTATCAGGACAAGGCGGAGGAAATCCGCGTGCTGGACAATCTCCGCACCGGGTACCTCAAGAACCTGGACGGCCTCAAGCATACTTTTATCGAAGGTTCCATCTGCGACCGCGAACTGGTGCGGCAGGCCGTGCAGGGCGTGGATTACATTTTCCACATGGCCGCGCTCGTCTCCGTGCCCGAGTCCATGAGCAAGATCAGCGAATGCATTGACATCAACGTCAACGGCCTGCTGAACGTGCTGGAAGAGGCGTCCGCCGCCGGAGTCAAGAAGATCGTGCTGGCGTCTTCCGCCGCCATCTACGGTGACAATCCCACGGTCCCCAAGCTGGAGACCATGTACCCGGAACCCAAGAGCCCCTATGCCATCACCAAGCTGGATGGGGAATATTACCTCAACATGTTCCGTTCGGAAGGGAAGATCAACACCGCCGCCGTCCGCTTCTTCAACGTGTTCGGCCCCAGGCAGGACCCCAAGGGGGCCTATGCCGCCGCGGTGCCCATCTTTATTGAGAAGGCCGTGAAAGGGGAGGATATCACCGTTTACGGAGACGGAACCCAGACGCGCGACTTCATTTACGTGAAGGACATTGTGGGGGCCCTCACCTTCGTGGCGGAGCATCCGGGAGTGACCGGCGTGTTTAATGCCGGGTACGGCGGCCAAATCACCATTGAAGAGCTGGCGGACAATATCATCAAGGCAGCCGGTTCCTCCTCCAAGGTGCTCCACGCTCCTGAACGCGCCGGGGATGTAAAGCATTCCCGCGCCTGTGCCGACAAGCTCCGCAATGCCGGCTGGCAGCCCGGATATACGCTGCCGGAGGGGCTTGCCACCACCCTTGACTACTTCAGGGGCATTCTGGGCAAGTAA
- a CDS encoding phosphotransferase enzyme family protein — protein sequence MHDLKAVSSLFDLRGDFVQGYSYGSGHINDTYCVWVDQAGLRIRYILQRVNHNVFRQPIPLMENVKRVTDHALKRLKEENCPEAYRRTLTLVPAVDGKPYALDADGNCWRVYPFIERARTYDQIETTKQCVEAARAFGDFQKLTADLPGEPLFETIPNFHNTTSRLAALKDAIQADPLGRVKEVQKEIDWYLSREADCHLVVDYLKSGELPLRCTHNDTKLNNVMLDDVTGEGICVIDLDTTMPGSAIYDFGDMIRTATSPAAEDEKDISKVTMRMFMFEALVQGYVSSAKSFLTPLEKSLLPFSGKLLTMECGIRFLTDYLSGDVYFKIHRPEHNLDRCRTQMALVESIEAQMDEMKAVVDRY from the coding sequence ATGCACGATCTCAAGGCTGTTTCTTCCCTGTTTGACCTCCGGGGCGATTTCGTCCAGGGCTATTCCTACGGCAGCGGCCACATCAACGATACCTACTGCGTCTGGGTGGACCAGGCCGGCCTGCGCATCCGCTACATTCTCCAGCGCGTCAACCATAATGTGTTCAGACAACCCATTCCGCTGATGGAGAACGTAAAGCGCGTGACAGACCACGCCCTGAAGCGTTTGAAGGAGGAAAACTGTCCGGAAGCCTACCGCCGGACCCTCACGCTGGTGCCCGCCGTGGACGGCAAGCCCTACGCCCTGGATGCGGACGGCAATTGCTGGCGCGTGTATCCGTTCATCGAACGCGCCCGGACCTACGACCAGATTGAAACCACCAAGCAGTGCGTGGAAGCGGCCCGAGCCTTCGGCGACTTCCAGAAGCTGACGGCCGACCTTCCCGGCGAACCCCTGTTTGAGACCATTCCGAATTTCCATAATACGACTTCCCGGCTGGCCGCCCTGAAGGACGCCATCCAGGCGGACCCGCTGGGCCGTGTGAAGGAAGTGCAGAAGGAAATCGACTGGTACCTTTCCCGTGAGGCGGACTGCCACCTGGTGGTGGATTACCTGAAATCCGGAGAACTGCCCCTGCGCTGCACGCACAATGATACCAAGCTGAACAATGTGATGCTGGACGACGTGACCGGGGAAGGCATTTGCGTGATCGACCTGGATACCACGATGCCCGGTTCCGCCATTTACGACTTCGGGGACATGATCCGCACGGCTACGTCTCCCGCCGCGGAAGATGAGAAGGATATTTCCAAGGTAACCATGCGCATGTTCATGTTTGAAGCCCTCGTCCAGGGTTATGTAAGCTCCGCCAAGAGCTTCCTGACTCCTCTGGAGAAGAGCCTCCTGCCGTTCTCCGGCAAGCTGCTTACGATGGAGTGCGGCATCCGCTTCCTGACGGACTATCTGTCCGGGGACGTGTACTTCAAGATTCACCGTCCGGAACACAACCTGGACCGCTGCCGCACGCAGATGGCCCTGGTGGAGTCCATTGAAGCGCAGATGGACGAGATGAAGGCGGTCGTGGACCGTTATTAA
- a CDS encoding nucleotidyltransferase family protein, with product MKPTLLVLAAGMGSRYGGLKQLDPMGPNGEVVLDYSVYDAIRAGFGKVVFIIRRDFEDVFKEKVGSRFADKIEVDYAFQSLDDLPEGFSVPEGREKPWGTAHALRAARNVVKEPFAVVNADDFYGADAFVQAARFLTSTTDEPNKAHYGMIGYPLKNTLSDNGDVNRGICSIKEGLLDGVEEFVKIQADEDGVVRGNNLKGERLPVNPEELVSMNFWLFSPSFVELTEDRFIDFLKEHGQEPKSECFIPTVVDALIHADRADCKVLPTTSTWFGVTYPDDKPMVVEGINKLIKQGVYPEKLN from the coding sequence ATGAAGCCTACACTTCTTGTTTTAGCAGCTGGCATGGGCAGCCGTTACGGCGGCCTCAAGCAACTTGACCCGATGGGCCCCAACGGTGAAGTCGTCCTTGATTATTCGGTTTATGACGCCATCCGCGCCGGATTCGGCAAGGTGGTGTTCATCATCCGCCGCGATTTTGAAGATGTGTTCAAGGAAAAGGTCGGCAGCCGGTTTGCCGACAAGATTGAAGTGGATTATGCGTTCCAGTCCCTGGACGACCTGCCGGAAGGCTTTTCCGTGCCGGAAGGCCGTGAAAAGCCCTGGGGTACCGCACACGCCCTGCGCGCCGCCCGCAATGTGGTGAAGGAGCCTTTCGCCGTCGTGAACGCTGACGATTTTTACGGTGCGGACGCTTTTGTCCAGGCCGCCAGGTTCCTGACTTCCACCACGGATGAACCGAACAAGGCTCATTACGGCATGATCGGCTATCCGCTGAAGAACACCCTGTCCGACAACGGTGACGTGAACCGCGGCATCTGCTCCATCAAGGAGGGTCTTCTGGACGGAGTGGAAGAGTTCGTGAAGATTCAGGCCGATGAAGACGGAGTGGTGCGCGGCAATAACCTGAAGGGCGAACGCCTGCCTGTGAATCCGGAAGAACTGGTGTCCATGAATTTCTGGCTCTTCTCCCCCTCCTTTGTCGAATTGACGGAAGACCGTTTCATTGACTTCCTGAAAGAACACGGACAGGAGCCCAAGAGCGAATGCTTCATTCCCACCGTGGTGGACGCCCTGATTCATGCGGACCGGGCGGACTGCAAGGTTCTGCCCACTACCTCCACCTGGTTCGGCGTCACCTATCCGGATGACAAACCCATGGTTGTGGAAGGCATCAACAAATTGATCAAGCAGGGCGTGTACCCTGAAAAGCTCAACTAA
- a CDS encoding site-2 protease family protein — protein MIHFTLFGIPIYIRPTFWIVLAIFGGILGVSSVESLIYPALFVIAGFIAILSHELGHALVGRKLGGGQQTIILELFGGVTSSHGMQLTRAGRVLMILAGPMMTLVLGVISILVAWNIVGPVLTANGKDFWDLVLYPYLATAVSPKLYILSCLIMIGEWWTVLNLLPIYPLDGGQLVAQFVRSPKKVFMTGFITSIAIGLVSFQLFHGYFIPIFMALFAFSNYREYKNAPF, from the coding sequence ATGATTCACTTCACGCTGTTTGGGATACCCATCTATATCCGCCCTACATTCTGGATAGTGCTGGCCATCTTCGGCGGCATACTCGGCGTAAGCAGTGTGGAATCCCTCATTTATCCGGCCCTCTTCGTCATTGCCGGGTTCATTGCCATTCTTTCCCACGAACTGGGGCATGCCCTGGTGGGCCGCAAACTGGGGGGAGGCCAGCAAACCATTATCCTGGAACTCTTCGGCGGCGTGACCAGCAGCCACGGCATGCAGCTCACCCGCGCCGGACGCGTCCTGATGATTCTGGCGGGTCCCATGATGACGCTGGTTCTGGGCGTCATCAGCATCCTGGTTGCGTGGAACATCGTCGGCCCCGTTCTGACCGCCAACGGAAAGGACTTTTGGGATCTGGTGCTCTATCCCTATCTGGCAACGGCCGTCTCTCCCAAGCTGTACATCCTCTCCTGCCTCATCATGATCGGCGAATGGTGGACTGTCCTCAACCTGCTTCCCATCTATCCCCTGGACGGCGGCCAGCTGGTCGCCCAATTCGTCCGCTCCCCCAAAAAAGTATTCATGACCGGGTTCATCACCTCCATCGCCATCGGCCTGGTCAGCTTCCAGCTCTTCCACGGCTACTTTATCCCCATATTCATGGCCCTCTTTGCCTTCAGCAACTACCGGGAATATAAAAACGCCCCCTTTTAA
- the proS gene encoding proline--tRNA ligase encodes MSQQTAITPTRAQDFPEWYQQVIKGADMAENSEVRGCMVIKPWGYAIWELIQKDLDQRFKDTGHTNAYFPLLIPISYLEKEAEHAEGFATECAVVTHHRLEAQKDEATGKTHMIPTGELTEPFVIRPTSETVIGAAFARWTSSYRDLPLKINQWCNVMRWEMRPRIFLRTAEFLWQEGHTAHETREEAIEETLTMHKVYEEFQRDVLAIPTIPGEKTEAERFPGAEQTYTVEAMVQDRKAIQAGTSHFLGQNFSKSQNICFAGRDNTQQFAWTSSWGVSTRMIGALIMMHSDDDGLVCPPCVAPQQVVIIPVTPKEDTRQAVLDHCEELARTLRAKTFHGQPLRVLVDRRDLGGGAKKWEWIKKGVPVRLEIGPRDLEKGSVCFQRRDQAPNEKTFLPETELADTITDILQNIQDTLLNKAVAFRDAHIRPASTLRELEENFSGEGDADWLQVPWDGSPEEEEELAKRLRISIRCIPLGELGHGDPAPCILTGRLTERRVLWARSY; translated from the coding sequence ATGTCTCAACAAACCGCAATCACCCCCACCCGCGCCCAGGACTTCCCCGAGTGGTACCAGCAAGTCATCAAGGGAGCCGACATGGCGGAAAACTCCGAAGTGCGCGGCTGCATGGTCATCAAGCCGTGGGGCTACGCCATCTGGGAACTCATCCAGAAGGACCTGGACCAGCGCTTCAAGGACACCGGCCACACCAATGCCTACTTCCCCCTGCTCATCCCCATCTCCTACCTGGAAAAGGAAGCCGAGCATGCTGAAGGCTTTGCAACGGAATGCGCCGTAGTTACCCACCACAGGCTGGAAGCCCAAAAGGATGAAGCCACCGGAAAAACACACATGATCCCTACCGGGGAGCTCACGGAACCCTTCGTCATCCGCCCCACGTCGGAAACCGTTATCGGCGCAGCCTTCGCGCGCTGGACGTCCAGCTACCGCGACCTCCCCCTCAAAATCAACCAGTGGTGCAACGTCATGCGCTGGGAAATGAGGCCCCGCATCTTCCTGCGTACTGCGGAATTTCTGTGGCAGGAAGGCCACACCGCCCATGAAACGCGGGAGGAAGCCATTGAAGAAACCCTCACCATGCACAAGGTGTATGAGGAATTCCAGCGCGACGTGCTCGCCATCCCCACCATCCCTGGAGAAAAAACGGAAGCGGAACGCTTTCCCGGAGCGGAACAGACCTACACTGTAGAAGCCATGGTGCAGGACCGGAAGGCCATCCAGGCGGGCACCTCCCACTTCCTGGGCCAGAACTTCTCCAAATCGCAGAACATCTGTTTTGCCGGACGGGACAACACCCAGCAATTCGCGTGGACCAGCTCCTGGGGCGTCTCCACCCGCATGATCGGCGCCCTGATCATGATGCACTCCGACGACGACGGCCTGGTATGCCCGCCCTGCGTAGCCCCTCAGCAGGTAGTCATCATTCCCGTTACGCCCAAGGAAGACACGCGCCAGGCAGTTCTGGACCACTGCGAGGAACTGGCCCGCACCCTCCGCGCCAAAACCTTCCACGGCCAGCCCCTCCGCGTGCTGGTGGACAGGCGCGACCTGGGCGGCGGCGCCAAAAAATGGGAATGGATCAAGAAAGGCGTGCCCGTTCGCTTGGAAATAGGCCCCCGCGACCTGGAAAAAGGCTCCGTCTGCTTCCAGCGGCGCGACCAGGCCCCCAACGAAAAAACCTTCCTCCCTGAAACGGAATTGGCGGACACCATCACGGATATTCTCCAGAACATTCAGGACACCCTGCTCAACAAGGCTGTTGCCTTCCGGGACGCTCACATCCGCCCCGCCTCCACACTCCGGGAACTGGAAGAAAACTTCTCCGGAGAAGGAGACGCCGACTGGCTGCAAGTGCCGTGGGACGGCTCTCCGGAAGAGGAGGAAGAACTCGCCAAACGCCTGCGCATCTCCATCCGCTGCATTCCTCTGGGAGAACTGGGACACGGAGACCCCGCCCCGTGCATCCTCACGGGCCGCCTGACGGAACGCCGCGTCCTTTGGGCCAGAAGCTACTGA
- a CDS encoding RHS repeat domain-containing protein yields MCDGRPLWEKDEDGILTSYGYDSARRLVEMIRSATETTPETIISYTRDALGRAVEERKDIGAMSTVRRTAYDVLGRVSSETDELGRITAYAYSDDGLEVTVTTTAGATIVTTYNTDGSIREQSGTGQRNLVYVSDLVSDGIRTTELLPGSGGEQPSVVVSKKITDGFGSVIRIGTANCSNSCYYERFLYNTKGQLTRRGVDNMAPTLYEYDAFGNEIKETWKLEATPNLSNSRITTYSYAVERKEDGVYRITLTTKNNGKGTTYQEKIEKLISRFSSVQESKILSTDGRGNVMTAWTEYGTGTERLQKSSVSTSTVMAITKTVDGFTVSQTDYEGITTSQQRTYTVTGTIHVSSDSRGNQTISHMDLAGRVISVTDAAGNITTTAYDSLTGNRSIVTDSQGNTACYTYDVRGRKTAEWGTGIQPALFTYDDANRMTSVTTFRVKDGVIATDPTGRTDGDTTTWEYHDASGLELKKTYADGTHEDREYNALNMLVKKTNARGIVTTYTWNTNKGVCYRIKYSDDTLTQDFVYNNVANLYRITDASGTRNITYNIYNEQETDAIEVNGDKHTITEKRDSFGRSSGYIHDKSGTVLQTIATDYDSTGRLSTSSFRHSDGSVQAFTYGYVPGTRLLHSIAHPNGITVTYTYDENRDLITAINTVKDNTDIVLRGYTYNALGQLITRTQNRQGESRNDNFGYNSRGELISATLGTSPYDYQYEYDNIGNRISSQEYGNQLDYTTNPLNQYTSTIPHIGTNSIFNTIDTLPDAFEAKYDETGNQTLIKTSTGIWSVAYDANNRPISFISENGQTIITCGYDFLGRRFEKKVVLNGSVILHHRYIYRGYLQIAALDMTLPNRTPLRFIHWDPVEQQNSRPLSICKDNTWYTYAHDLTKNVTELYTSDGVLAAAYDYTPFGTVDATGSTEQPIQWSSEFYDLELGLVYYNYRHYNPNDGRWITRDPSNEQDGWNLYRFIKNNCYTFIDILGKKLEKLDLSSDQIPLEFVRNFPDYIGGETKLDVEVGIKKEKDEDDEEKKKPVIFIRKQELTIRINANLGTDPNAGKHSFTIKGHKQTTEWHERHHAALYIEGWNNGIKYVNEREKSVCEKCYIYQESIIENEFKLMVNKYQLENKRFDKEYSNEDTAPIIQALQMEFISLTTQLAILENLKESMSCE; encoded by the coding sequence ATGTGCGACGGGCGTCCCCTATGGGAAAAAGACGAAGACGGCATCCTGACCAGCTACGGCTATGACAGCGCAAGACGGCTGGTGGAAATGATCCGCTCCGCGACGGAGACGACCCCTGAAACCATCATCTCCTATACGAGGGATGCCCTGGGGCGTGCGGTTGAGGAGAGAAAGGACATTGGAGCCATGAGTACTGTGCGCCGGACGGCCTATGACGTGCTGGGGCGCGTCAGCTCCGAGACGGATGAACTGGGAAGGATTACGGCCTACGCCTATAGCGACGACGGATTGGAAGTGACTGTTACCACGACAGCGGGAGCCACTATCGTTACCACATATAATACGGACGGTAGTATTCGGGAACAAAGCGGTACGGGACAAAGAAACCTTGTTTATGTTTCAGACCTTGTTTCTGATGGCATCCGTACTACGGAACTGCTCCCAGGCAGTGGAGGAGAACAACCATCGGTTGTCGTTTCCAAGAAAATCACAGACGGCTTTGGTAGTGTGATTAGAATCGGCACAGCCAACTGCTCCAATAGTTGCTACTATGAACGTTTCCTTTATAATACCAAGGGGCAACTCACCAGACGGGGAGTGGATAACATGGCCCCGACCTTGTACGAATACGATGCCTTTGGTAACGAGATCAAGGAAACGTGGAAGTTGGAAGCCACCCCTAACCTCTCCAACTCCCGCATCACGACTTATTCCTATGCGGTAGAACGAAAAGAAGATGGTGTTTACCGTATTACCCTCACTACAAAAAATAACGGAAAGGGAACCACATATCAGGAAAAGATAGAGAAATTAATTTCCCGTTTTTCTTCAGTACAGGAAAGTAAGATCCTTAGTACCGATGGGCGAGGTAATGTCATGACGGCATGGACGGAATACGGAACAGGAACGGAACGTCTACAGAAAAGCAGTGTCTCCACCTCAACCGTCATGGCAATAACAAAAACGGTGGACGGTTTTACCGTCTCTCAAACTGACTATGAGGGTATTACGACTTCTCAACAAAGAACTTACACAGTTACAGGTACCATCCATGTAAGTTCCGATTCTCGCGGTAATCAAACGATCTCTCATATGGATCTCGCAGGCCGGGTTATTTCTGTTACTGACGCAGCAGGAAATATCACAACAACAGCATACGATTCGCTTACAGGTAATCGCTCTATTGTTACCGATTCACAGGGAAATACTGCCTGTTATACCTACGATGTCCGAGGTCGCAAAACCGCCGAGTGGGGTACTGGTATACAACCGGCCCTTTTTACCTATGACGACGCTAATAGAATGACCAGTGTGACCACCTTTCGAGTGAAAGATGGAGTCATCGCCACTGATCCGACCGGCAGGACGGATGGAGACACAACCACTTGGGAATATCATGATGCTAGCGGGTTGGAACTCAAAAAGACCTATGCGGATGGAACGCATGAGGATCGAGAATACAATGCCCTGAATATGCTTGTCAAAAAGACGAACGCCCGTGGAATTGTGACCACTTACACATGGAATACCAACAAAGGCGTATGTTACCGCATCAAATATAGCGACGACACTCTTACGCAGGACTTCGTTTATAACAATGTTGCCAACCTGTACCGGATCACGGATGCATCAGGCACTCGTAATATCACTTACAATATCTATAATGAACAGGAAACCGATGCCATTGAAGTGAACGGTGACAAACATACTATTACAGAGAAAAGAGATTCTTTCGGACGTAGTAGCGGCTATATCCATGACAAAAGCGGCACTGTCCTTCAAACGATAGCCACCGATTATGATTCCACAGGACGTCTCTCCACAAGCTCTTTCCGCCACAGCGATGGAAGTGTCCAAGCCTTCACCTATGGTTATGTTCCAGGAACAAGGCTGCTACATTCCATTGCCCATCCCAATGGTATTACCGTCACTTATACCTATGATGAGAACCGGGATTTAATCACCGCTATCAACACAGTAAAAGACAACACAGACATTGTACTTAGAGGTTACACCTACAACGCACTGGGACAGCTCATTACTCGTACCCAAAATAGACAGGGAGAATCCCGCAACGACAACTTTGGGTACAATTCACGCGGTGAGTTGATCAGTGCCACGTTGGGGACTTCTCCCTATGACTATCAATATGAGTACGACAATATAGGTAATCGCATCTCATCTCAGGAGTATGGCAATCAACTCGACTATACAACTAACCCACTTAACCAATATACCAGCACTATTCCCCATATCGGTACCAACTCTATTTTCAATACTATTGATACCTTACCGGACGCGTTTGAAGCGAAGTATGACGAAACAGGCAATCAAACATTGATAAAAACGTCAACCGGCATTTGGTCGGTGGCGTATGACGCTAATAACCGTCCTATCAGCTTTATCAGTGAAAACGGTCAAACCATCATTACCTGTGGTTACGATTTCCTAGGTAGACGTTTTGAAAAAAAAGTCGTTCTCAATGGTTCAGTTATACTTCATCATCGTTACATTTACCGGGGTTACCTGCAAATTGCTGCACTGGACATGACCTTGCCTAACCGTACGCCTCTGCGGTTTATTCACTGGGACCCGGTGGAACAGCAGAACTCCCGCCCACTTTCCATATGTAAAGATAACACTTGGTACACTTATGCCCACGATTTGACCAAAAATGTCACGGAGTTATATACCTCAGACGGGGTACTTGCCGCTGCCTACGACTACACACCCTTTGGGACAGTGGATGCTACAGGGAGTACTGAACAACCAATTCAATGGAGCAGCGAATTCTATGATTTGGAATTAGGGCTTGTTTATTATAATTACCGACATTACAATCCAAACGATGGAAGATGGATTACACGTGATCCCAGTAATGAACAAGATGGATGGAATTTATATAGATTTATAAAAAACAATTGTTATACTTTCATCGATATTTTGGGTAAAAAGTTAGAAAAACTCGATCTATCTTCAGACCAAATTCCATTAGAATTTGTGAGAAATTTCCCTGACTATATAGGAGGAGAAACAAAGCTGGATGTTGAAGTTGGCATCAAAAAGGAGAAAGATGAAGACGACGAAGAAAAGAAAAAACCTGTTATATTCATTCGGAAACAAGAGCTGACAATACGTATCAATGCGAATTTGGGTACTGATCCCAACGCGGGAAAACATTCATTTACTATCAAAGGACATAAGCAAACAACAGAATGGCACGAACGTCATCATGCTGCTTTATACATTGAAGGATGGAATAACGGGATAAAGTACGTCAATGAACGTGAAAAAAGCGTATGTGAAAAATGCTATATTTATCAAGAAAGTATTATTGAAAATGAATTCAAATTAATGGTAAATAAATATCAATTGGAAAACAAAAGGTTTGATAAAGAATATAGTAATGAAGATACAGCTCCTATTATTCAAGCGTTACAAATGGAATTTATTTCATTAACAACACAGCTTGCCATTCTCGAAAACTTGAAAGAAAGTATGTCATGCGAATAA
- a CDS encoding glycosyltransferase: protein MNLYFVANNCHHVFHAAVALWSIVSCDDSSTRYNVFLKTELEEKTWRDFFLTIPRVSVYGVPFNIPYEQSVLLKKMKDLDGNDSRKYFYHKFDLSWTESISHLLTDDRLLLLDTDLYARKPLQALYETPLADHECMAMVIDTGIWKYPEWVLDHNRSLGIDHPCFYNTGVALIHISSFVKHQIWEKSLETYPFPTMPPQHDQDILNRLIFNNATRDIKRPCCKTMPSVYNMSTKWFPFMNLEKGDIALVHAYGDTKLPHSSCDWANKEYERLTETYRNMEIPPPK from the coding sequence ATGAACCTCTACTTCGTCGCCAACAACTGCCATCATGTCTTTCATGCCGCCGTGGCCCTCTGGAGCATCGTCTCCTGTGACGATTCCTCCACCCGCTACAACGTATTTCTGAAAACGGAGCTGGAAGAAAAAACATGGCGCGACTTTTTCCTGACAATCCCCCGCGTTTCCGTGTATGGAGTTCCCTTCAATATTCCCTATGAACAATCGGTCCTTCTGAAAAAAATGAAGGACCTGGACGGGAACGATTCCAGAAAATACTTTTATCATAAATTCGATCTCTCGTGGACAGAGTCGATCAGCCATCTCTTGACGGATGACAGGCTGCTCCTGCTGGATACGGACCTGTATGCCCGAAAACCCCTGCAGGCGCTGTACGAAACTCCGCTTGCCGATCACGAATGCATGGCCATGGTCATTGACACGGGAATCTGGAAATACCCAGAATGGGTGCTGGACCACAACCGTTCCCTTGGAATCGATCACCCGTGCTTCTACAACACCGGCGTAGCCCTCATCCATATAAGTTCATTCGTAAAACACCAAATCTGGGAAAAAAGCCTGGAAACCTACCCCTTCCCCACCATGCCGCCCCAGCACGACCAGGATATCCTCAACAGGCTGATTTTCAACAACGCGACCAGGGATATCAAAAGACCCTGCTGTAAAACCATGCCAAGCGTGTACAACATGAGTACAAAATGGTTCCCCTTCATGAATCTGGAAAAGGGCGACATCGCTCTCGTCCACGCCTACGGGGACACCAAGCTCCCGCACTCCTCCTGCGATTGGGCCAACAAGGAATACGAACGCCTGACGGAAACCTACCGGAATATGGAAATTCCCCCTCCCAAATGA
- the lpdA gene encoding dihydrolipoyl dehydrogenase, translated as MQYDLIVIGGGPAGYVGAIRAAQMGKTVACVERDRVGGTCLNWGCIPTKALLKNAEAYLTVTSRAKEFGMTVEGVSVDWSEVIGRSRKVSDRLAGGVGFLFKKNKVESVTGEASITAPGKVEVKAADGTTQVLEGKNILISTGCVTRSVPSLPLNGTTIIGSREAMVLEKRPESMIIIGSGAIGTEFAYIYNSFGTKVTLIEALPRILPNEDDDSCQTLERAFKKQGIKTMTGVSVESVTETCDGKVKALVKNSKGQEEEITADICLVAIGVKPVVPAASGLELTEKGFIKVNDRYATSIPGVYAAGDVIGGVLLAHTATYEAVQAVEGMFNPDYQPKQVGFFPSCTYCYPQVASVGSTERALKEAGVEYKVGKFPFQAIGKAVAAGEPDGFVKTLYGAKNGELLGAHIVGPEATELIATLGVSLQAELTDEDIHATIFAHPTLSEAIHESMLASEGIAIHM; from the coding sequence ATGCAATATGATTTGATCGTCATTGGTGGCGGCCCCGCCGGATATGTGGGCGCCATTCGCGCCGCCCAAATGGGAAAAACCGTGGCGTGCGTGGAGCGCGACCGGGTGGGGGGAACCTGCCTGAACTGGGGCTGCATTCCCACCAAGGCGCTCTTGAAGAATGCGGAAGCGTACCTGACCGTGACGAGCCGGGCCAAGGAATTCGGCATGACGGTGGAAGGCGTGAGCGTGGACTGGAGCGAGGTCATCGGCCGTTCCCGCAAGGTCAGCGACCGCCTGGCCGGCGGCGTGGGGTTCCTTTTCAAGAAAAACAAGGTGGAATCCGTTACCGGGGAAGCCTCTATCACGGCCCCCGGCAAGGTGGAAGTGAAGGCCGCCGACGGCACGACACAAGTACTGGAAGGAAAGAACATCCTCATCAGTACCGGATGCGTGACCCGCTCCGTTCCCAGCCTTCCGCTGAACGGCACTACCATCATCGGCTCCCGGGAAGCCATGGTTCTGGAGAAACGGCCCGAAAGCATGATCATCATCGGTTCCGGGGCCATTGGCACGGAGTTTGCCTATATTTACAACTCGTTCGGCACGAAGGTGACGCTCATTGAAGCGCTGCCGCGCATCCTGCCCAATGAGGACGACGATTCCTGCCAGACGCTGGAGCGCGCCTTCAAGAAACAGGGCATCAAGACCATGACGGGCGTTTCCGTGGAGTCTGTCACGGAAACTTGCGACGGGAAGGTGAAGGCCCTCGTGAAAAACAGCAAGGGGCAGGAAGAGGAAATTACGGCGGACATTTGCCTGGTGGCTATCGGCGTGAAGCCGGTCGTTCCCGCCGCTTCCGGCCTGGAATTGACGGAAAAGGGATTCATCAAGGTCAACGACCGCTATGCCACGTCCATTCCCGGCGTTTATGCGGCGGGCGACGTGATTGGCGGTGTTCTGTTGGCCCATACGGCCACGTATGAAGCCGTGCAGGCGGTGGAAGGCATGTTCAATCCGGATTATCAGCCCAAACAGGTCGGCTTCTTCCCGAGCTGCACGTATTGTTATCCGCAGGTGGCTTCCGTCGGCAGCACGGAACGCGCCCTCAAGGAAGCGGGCGTGGAGTACAAGGTGGGGAAGTTCCCCTTCCAGGCCATTGGCAAGGCCGTGGCCGCCGGAGAGCCGGACGGCTTTGTGAAGACTTTGTACGGCGCCAAGAACGGCGAATTGCTGGGGGCGCACATTGTGGGGCCGGAAGCTACGGAACTGATTGCCACGCTCGGCGTGAGCCTTCAGGCGGAATTGACGGATGAAGATATTCACGCCACGATTTTCGCCCATCCGACCCTGTCCGAAGCCATTCATGAATCCATGCTGGCCTCGGAGGGAATCGCTATCCACATGTAA